TTCGTCTGTAAAACCAAGGATTTTCCGGACTTGCATTCCCGCATCAGAATTAATAGAAGCTGGCGCCATATGGAATTGCAAATCTGGATAGTCGATCGAGTGATTAGCATATTTTGTGTTAACAAAGGCGTAACCTTCAACACCACCCAAGGTCGTCATAGGTCCTCTACCATTGATCACATAATGCATTGTCATCGGAGCCGCTTGGAAACGATCCTGAACTATGGCAACTGGTTTATCGATAAGGAATGTTAAACCACCCATGCCTACGTGATCTTGAAGATTGTCGCCAACCCGAAGATCTTTGATAACAGGAATACCAATGTGCCGTAGATGCTCCTTTGGTCCGATTCCCGacaacattaatatttgagGACTGTTGATGGCACCTGCTGACAATATTACTTCCTTCCGCGCTCTCACCATTTGTTTGCGACCGTCTCTGACAAATTCGACACCTATCGCCTTCATCGTCAATGAATCGATCACGATTTTCGTTACATGACTATTTATAGCTGTATGAATGTTTCTACGCAATCGAACAGGTCGTAGAAAAGCCTTCGCAGTGGAGCATCTATTTCCTCTACGAATAGTTCCCTGAGATATCATAAAACCAGTCTGCCGTTCGCCATTTATGTCTCTATTTTCATATCCCATTTCAACGCCAGCTTGAATGAAAGCAACCACTAAAGGTGTCTTCCATGGTGATTCTTGAACTGTTAAATAACCATCGGTCGCATGATAAGGACTTTTCTGTAGATACGGATTTCGATTATCTTCCGATTTTTTGAAGTAGTAAAGGACTTGCTCATATCCCCAACCGGGATTGCCTAGCGATTCCCAGTAATCGTAATCGTGTCTGTTACCGCGTACATATAGCATATAGTTTAGAACGCTACTACCGCCCAAAACTTTACCACGCGGCCAATTGCAACGACCACCTTTCATAGCTAGACAAGCCTTGCCTGTGGGCTCGGTTTTATACTTCCAATCCAATTTGGTCAATTGCAGATACGCGGCCAGAGATGGCACGTCCGTGATTTCATTTTCATCCGGACCAGCTTCCAATAACAACACGTTCCAATCAGGTATCTCTGAGAGTCGACTGGCAACCACCGCTCCAGCTGATCCGCCGCCGATCACAACGAAATCGTAATTAGAGTACAGAGGATACCTGTTGATAGGTCGACTCTCGGGATCTAATTGATCATAATGATAATAAGAGAGACCCGCGATTAGCAATGGTACAAGCCATAAACCTGTACCCATCAAACTAATAGCACCCTTCAAGGCTGATGTCACTACTATTGTGCTGAAGACCATTTTAGCGAAAATATGTTTACTTcgccaattttttataatattttatccttgttgtctcttcttctttatttttctcattggttgtcataatgaaatattaagcGACCACATGCCGATGTTTTTAGATCCGTGAATGTTCAAAAatacaacaatatttatattctccaTGATATTTCCACTGGTTTTAGTGAAACATTACTTCTCTCTGTCGTCATTTGTCCTATaacaacaacaaaaattaaataaaaataatgaaacgaGCATGTAAATACACAGATATTGGTACATCTGaacattcaaaaaatatatttttatagtttttatagtttatagaaaataattgcaaacaaaCATATTATTTGCTTATTGTATACGaactatatataagaatatactagactttttccatataaaatttgacattaaacacatttataaaattcttattagtGCCATATATATTACTgccatattttgtaattttaaaattgttatatagcAAGGGATTTAGGCGAATTAATaacttgttattaatttttattttttaagtaaggaaactataatgtattatatatatatatatataaactcttttattacttttataaaaaagagagaattaaaatctgcaaaataatgtaattaaaaatagtggAAAGTTTACTCGTGACGGCATAAAGCGACATGCTCCTGATCACGGAAGGAAAAGTGATTGGCGTGAGTATCACACAGTGAGGAACAAGGAAATGTTAGAAGCACTTAGCGAACTAAAGATGATCATGCCCTATCGGCGTACCAtctttaatagatttaatttaacaggAACCACGCGACGTTTGGTGGCCGGCTTCTCAATTCATTTgtaaatgacaaaatatctCGTTATGTCCGGATCCGGAGAAACGAAATGGTGATCTCATAACGGGGAAAGGAGAAAGTATTTCACTGGCGTAAACTTTTGTTTGACTTGTTTTCTTCCACGAGACGACTTATGAAGTATTATACTGTCTATTTCCgtttctcttccttcctctttatctttctcactctttctGACTCTATCGcgtgattattatattgcgtttgaaaaaaagtatttttaactatataacatctctctaattaataattacagacAGAGTTTAACTAAATTGACTCATATTTCTTAgcgaaaaataaatgccatagatttttttatatatttcaaattgccATCTTTGAACAGATTTTCtttaatggaaatttaaaagaacgaacaaagtttcaaaaatttgaaaaataaataagctgaagaaatgtttaatttataatatttaaagaggaagaaagagagaaaggatacttataattattctgcatgataaaatgatcttaattttttttaattttcgtaatttttgaCGAACAATGCgaacaatattttgtattgtattataatatccgcaaaattctttttttttatgcgcaGCAATTAGAATAATTGGAACAGtatcttttatgtaaaacaatttttgaaaaatgctatttttttacgtaCACATACAAGCATACTttgtgtttaaataattttataatgagacTTTGATTGAGACTTCAAAGATAATggcaaaagaataaaattgcaaaaacacAAAGAAAATGAGCGACAAAGCAAATAAAacactttataaatttacatatatcctGTACGGAAAATAATGCGGAAGTTACTTTGCAAGTGatgttgctttttttaaattgcttctTTAAAAATCATGCATTAGACTTCGACATATAATTAGAACAGAAttgttaagaatttaatataattatccttaattatttcaaataagatATACCACATATGATACCGGTATACTTGAAACCGTTAAatggtatatttcaaataaaaacattgtaaTTATGCACTTGggccaataatattattgatattatcagATTACATCATGCGTGCATGCACAcccatattttttctctcttttttacatGAGAATATAAGTGTAAGCGTGCGCGTATGTACATCCTGCTTTATTTCAAAAcagtttcatatttaaaatttttcttgtctacgatgaatattgatttttctatgCGTTTGCTGCATTTTCTACTGATTCAAATAattgtttggaaaaaaattagatacgtaataattaaaatgttgcaaaggattaaaaaataaaaaaaatgtgaaggTAAATGTCATGGTGTATGTTACGCGGTGAAAGTTTAcgtgttaattttaatattatactggAGACgtgaaaatttgtaatttacgcAATAGCTTTCgttgaataattttgcaagGAAATACTTTCGCTAAAACGATAAAACGAATTTCGCtcgttttattgttaaatcatgcaatcaatttaatgattttgtaCGTGTTTGCGAAGTAATCggtttatatacacatatataagttatacaaatttttctttgttgtaaaaaatatgtaatagatcgagaaatatataagattatatataaatcaaataaattatttatttattttctgtaacGCAAGAATTAATTGGGCAAACGAAACAAACATGTTGTTTATCATAATgtgaaatatgcaaaatattcaataaatttgagCACAACTTATATACGAAGAAGTGATTccttgtaaaaaattgaaggatggaataaatttttttgttcgatagcataatattttatttgaaaaatgagtTGCAGAAGTAACGTAcgtttattgattatatatcgGAATTTATGTATGTTAATTAAGAGCCATATACTTGCGATGACTATACAtcattatttcaagaaatcagaatgtgtgtgtgcgtacataaaaacatataatacatttaaatgaagacaaagttataatataatatcttacaaGAAGTCAACAAAGTGTcacaaacaataattaaatagactcattatttttatatttaaatcatacattatattctttttctatattataaatgaatactaaatatattgaaatagaatataataaagtagaaCATACTAAATAAaggattgtaaaaatatactaaattataatctttatttgcgATGCAAAAAGCTAATTTAAAGCTGTTTTTGACAGTAGAAGGTTACGCTTCTTTTAATCaaagaataaatagaataaatagaatcttgctaaatttaaatattttgataccaatttatctgaataataatttatcgaggACATATTGAGCGTcacaaataagaaatattatgcatttgcAATGCTTTTTCTATTGTGATttgtatataagtattaacTTCATTgacatctttaatataaagcggctttttctttaatttaaaataatctttatggATTTCTTATTGtatggatgaaaaaaaatatttatacatatataataacatatgtgtaataattgaAGCAACTTTGACCTCActtaaatgttgaaaaaagagagaggattatatcaatattacacattacatacatataatttttttaacaccaTTCATACtcctattattttcttgacgTTGCAATCATGATGATATTCCTTTTTGATGACAATTCTTTATTGTATCGATCACTTTATCACTGTCCGATgactaaatgtaattattgaataatcacTCTagactttttttcttctcgcaaGAAGAGTTACAAGGTTGCGTTAACAATGATTACGATCGCGCTGATTTTCATCACTGAAAATCATTCGATGACAGTTGTAATCGCGATAGAGACTTCGAAAATGAGTACAACGCAACTGTCAAAATTCGACTGACAAGATTCTCcaaatattgaaagattgCCGAATAATGAGACGATAGTCGAGTGACTGCGATAGAGTCAGTAATGACAGTCGGAAGAACGTTACGGTACTGTACCGATATACCTCCATCCATTTCACTCTCACCTTCCTCGTTATTCCCACTTGTGCTTAGCGTACTTGTCCTTCCTGGAGGCTCCCAGCCGCACTTTGGTAGTGAAAGTATTTTCTTCCTGTGGTTACCTATACGCGCATCTACTTTATAACGGGAGTGTGGTAACAGAACGATACTCACGCACGACATTGCTATTTCTtgtgtatatacaaatatacgcacacatacacacatgcacGCGCGAAGAAGTAATACAATCTCACTTCAATCGGATATAATGGTCTAATCCTTTTCCGCGATGAGCAAGATAGTAACATACAccaaatatagtatataagaatatttataatttctcttagAGTATTCATTTTAACGGAGAAAGACATTTTAATGGAGAAAGacattttaaaagaatgtGTCTTCAAGGAGATGTTTGTAAtagcgataataatttaattatatatatataattaaattatataattaaatatatatatatatatatatatatatatatatatatatatataggatatctcatcttaaataattcaacCGAATATGTCGAAGATTAAACTCTTAAAATAAAGCaggtaaaaatgttttaaatctgATAAATAAAGACAATGAAAATTGCGTGTTTGCcccaatttttctttatagtgTGTTTCTAAAGTCACACATTGCGTTTTCTTCTACCAGTTATACTTTAtgtaaactattttaataaatttaacaaagtaGTCGAATATAAATGCGATGGCAATGGGTCACTTTTACTGTTGTCAATTTCTTTTCGTAGAATACACAAAGAATCtgcataatacatatatattggaCCATGAtatcaatgtaataataaattacgtcCATACAGGAGTACCGGAGGAGCACAGGAGGTTTTttacattaagaaaaaaaaagagagaaagcgcgatatgtttaaagatatttcaattatatctgtgaataataaaaaagatggaaATAAAATCTACATTAATACATAGTAACAGCTTACATTgctataattaatactatGCATTAATGAATAAGAAAGCGAAGAAatggaaataga
The genomic region above belongs to Cataglyphis hispanica isolate Lineage 1 chromosome 7, ULB_Chis1_1.0, whole genome shotgun sequence and contains:
- the LOC126851205 gene encoding glucose dehydrogenase [FAD, quinone] isoform X1 yields the protein MVFSTIVVTSALKGAISLMGTGLWLVPLLIAGLSYYHYDQLDPESRPINRYPLYSNYDFVVIGGGSAGAVVASRLSEIPDWNVLLLEAGPDENEITDVPSLAAYLQLTKLDWKYKTEPTGKACLAMKGGRCNWPRGKVLGGSSVLNYMLYVRGNRHDYDYWESLGNPGWGYEQVLYYFKKSEDNRNPYLQKSPYHATDGYLTVQESPWKTPLVVAFIQAGVEMGYENRDINGERQTGFMISQGTIRRGNRCSTAKAFLRPVRLRRNIHTAINSHVTKIVIDSLTMKAIGVEFVRDGRKQMVRARKEVILSAGAINSPQILMLSGIGPKEHLRHIGIPVIKDLRVGDNLQDHVGMGGLTFLIDKPVAIVQDRFQAAPMTMHYVINGRGPMTTLGGVEGYAFVNTKYANHSIDYPDLQFHMAPASINSDAGMQVRKILGFTDEVYNTVFRPITNRDAWTIIPVLLRPKSRGTVRLKNSNPFHSPIINANYFSDPRDIAILVEGAKIAIKISEAKVFKQFGSRIHRVKLPGCKHLKFGSDAYWECHIRHISQTIYHPVGTAKMGPPTDPTAVVDPRLRVYGITGLRVIDASIMPTICSGNTNAPVIMIGEKGADLIKQDWLRSSSTINRESVY